The following proteins are co-located in the Shumkonia mesophila genome:
- a CDS encoding ABC transporter permease, protein MKLSIDFRNLVNRDNNIVQLVAMTIVIFIVMAALSPDKFLRFYNFESITYMFPELGLLSVAMMVAMLTGGIDLSVVGIANLSGILAGVFFHAVLKNAGAGGEVTVVALGILLALVVGVAAGALNGFLITRLKITPILATLGTGQVFTGLALVMTGGPAIVGFPQAWAFIGNGKVLGVALPFVLFVGVAAIIAFILSRTTIGVNLLLIGTNPKAAVFAGLRKTRMIFYSYMLCGGLASLAGIILSGRTNAAKSDYGTSYLLQAVLIAVLGGTNPAGGKGSVLGVSIAVVALMLLSSGFQILRFSNHLIDFIWGAFLLLVIAINAYKNWSR, encoded by the coding sequence ATGAAACTTTCCATCGACTTCCGCAATCTGGTCAATCGCGACAACAACATCGTCCAGCTTGTCGCCATGACGATCGTCATCTTCATCGTCATGGCCGCCCTGAGCCCCGACAAGTTCCTGCGTTTCTATAATTTCGAGTCCATCACCTACATGTTTCCCGAACTGGGCCTGCTGTCGGTCGCCATGATGGTCGCCATGCTGACCGGCGGCATCGACCTGTCGGTCGTGGGAATCGCCAACCTGTCGGGCATCCTGGCCGGGGTCTTCTTTCACGCGGTCCTGAAAAACGCCGGCGCCGGTGGAGAGGTGACCGTGGTGGCCCTCGGCATCCTGCTGGCCCTGGTCGTCGGCGTGGCCGCCGGGGCCCTGAACGGCTTTCTCATCACCCGGCTGAAGATCACGCCGATCCTGGCGACGCTCGGGACCGGGCAGGTTTTCACCGGCCTTGCCCTGGTGATGACCGGCGGCCCGGCGATCGTCGGCTTCCCGCAGGCCTGGGCCTTCATCGGCAACGGCAAGGTCCTGGGGGTTGCGCTGCCGTTCGTGCTGTTCGTCGGGGTGGCCGCGATCATCGCCTTCATCCTGTCGCGCACGACGATCGGCGTTAACCTGCTTCTGATCGGCACCAACCCCAAGGCGGCGGTGTTCGCCGGCCTGAGGAAGACGCGCATGATCTTTTACAGCTATATGCTGTGCGGCGGGCTGGCCAGCCTGGCGGGGATCATCCTGTCCGGGCGGACCAACGCGGCCAAGTCCGATTACGGCACGTCGTACCTGCTGCAGGCAGTCCTGATCGCCGTGCTGGGTGGCACCAACCCGGCCGGCGGCAAGGGGTCGGTGCTTGGCGTGAGCATCGCCGTGGTGGCCCTGATGCTGTTGTCCAGCGGCTTCCAGATCCTGCGCTTCAGCAACCATCTGATCGACTTTATCTGGGGCGCCTTCCTGCTGTTGGTGATCGCCATCAACGCCTATAAAAACTGGTCTCGTTAA
- a CDS encoding ABC transporter permease: MKLFRRSETVIAAILLGAMVLIGLVNPAFWQLDNLFSLLRSNVVIGIMALGVLIVMISGGIDVSFPAFAVAAMYLTIKGMLYFSYDGVIIPFIAAATMGLLFGCLNAFFVYKFRMIPLIVTLGTGSMVRGFLLGVVGTSMININKMPQVLIDFAKTEIVSVTKPDGTHFGLTAMVLVYLGLALAVHLILRQTMIGRSVYALGGDAEAAKRAGFNIRKTLFFIYCTAGLLAGFAGLLHSGMIWLANPRDFVGLELDVIAAVVLGGASIFGGRGSVLGTMLGVFMLVMVKNSLIIMKVDTTWQRVVVGIVIIIATAVTAWRDRKRLA, encoded by the coding sequence ATGAAGCTTTTCCGCAGATCAGAAACCGTCATCGCCGCCATCCTGCTTGGCGCGATGGTTCTTATCGGCTTGGTCAATCCGGCCTTCTGGCAACTCGACAATTTGTTCAGCCTGCTGCGCAGTAACGTCGTCATCGGCATCATGGCCCTCGGCGTCCTGATCGTGATGATCTCGGGCGGCATCGATGTGTCGTTTCCCGCTTTCGCCGTCGCCGCCATGTATCTGACCATCAAGGGGATGCTGTATTTCAGCTACGACGGCGTGATCATCCCATTCATCGCCGCCGCGACGATGGGGCTGCTGTTCGGCTGCCTGAACGCCTTCTTCGTCTACAAGTTCCGCATGATCCCGCTGATCGTCACCCTGGGCACCGGCAGCATGGTGCGGGGCTTCCTGCTGGGGGTCGTCGGCACCAGCATGATCAACATCAACAAGATGCCGCAGGTGCTGATCGACTTCGCCAAGACCGAAATCGTCAGCGTGACCAAGCCGGACGGCACCCATTTCGGCCTGACCGCAATGGTCCTGGTCTATCTGGGGCTGGCGCTCGCCGTTCACCTGATCCTGCGCCAGACCATGATCGGGCGCAGCGTCTACGCGCTGGGCGGCGACGCCGAGGCGGCCAAGCGGGCCGGCTTCAACATCCGGAAGACGCTTTTCTTCATCTATTGTACGGCGGGCCTTCTGGCGGGCTTCGCCGGACTGCTGCACAGCGGCATGATCTGGCTGGCCAATCCGCGCGATTTCGTCGGGCTGGAGCTCGACGTCATCGCCGCCGTGGTGCTGGGCGGCGCCAGCATCTTCGGCGGCCGGGGCAGCGTGCTGGGAACCATGCTGGGCGTCTTCATGCTCGTCATGGTCAAAAACAGCCTAATCATCATGAAGGTGGATACCACCTGGCAGCGGGTGGTGGTGGGCATCGTCATCATTATCGCGACGGCCGTGACCGCCTGGCGCGACCGCAAGCGCCTGGCCTGA